The DNA window CAAGAAGTGATCGCAATAGGTCATTCAAATGGCGTACCTGCCCCATTAACAAGTGCGGGTTTTGTGAAATCTACTTATGATCTTGATCAAGGAAAGGTAATCTTGAGTTCGGCAAAATTTAGGATGGGCGCATCAGGAAGTGGCTTATTTGATACTGAAGGTCGGCTTGTAGGTATAAATACTTTCAAAACTTCTGGAAAAAATTCTTTTTATTATGCTCTTCCGGTTGAATGGCTCAATTCACTTAAAAATAAACCTACTGAAACTAATTTCCCAATCACTGGTACAGCTTTATGGGAGGAAGAGGAAGATAAAAAACCAATCTTTCTTCAAGTTGCAATTCCAACGATTAAAGAAGATTGGAAAAAATTACTCGAAGTAGCTAGCGAATGGACAAGAAAAGAAATGAATAATGCGGAAGCTTGGTTTGAACTTGGCTTCGCTAACGAAAACCTTAATAATTTAAATGCTGCTGAAAAAGCATATCGACAATCCATCAAATTAGACAATCAAAATACCGATGCACTCTTGCGTTTAGGTTTTATTGCTAAAGGCAAAGAAGACAAAATCGAAATTAAAAATATTCAAGAACAAATTGCTAAAGTGAACCCTGAACTTCTCGAAGATTATTATAAACTGCTTGGCTGCTCTAAGACCTGCGATTAGACTAAAAGTCTATTTCAACTGTAGTTCTTTTTGCGTAAAATAGGGGCAATCATTAATAAACCCTGGATCTAAATTGTCAGCCATCAAACTATCCGACTGTGTCGGCCGAATAAAAGAATCTCCAACGCTCGCTATTACTGCTAAAGCAGCTCGCTATAAATCTGAAGGTAAAGATATTATTGGTCTTGCTGCTGGTGAACCAGATTTTGATACGCCACAACACATTAAGGATGCTGCAAAAAAAGCGATCGATAATGGATTTACTAAATACACACCCGTGTCTGGCATTCCATCATTAAAAAAAGCGATTATTGAAAAATTTAAACGCGATAATAATCTTGAATACAACTCTAATGAAGTTATTGTTGGTGTTGGTGGCAAACAATGTATTTTTAATTTCTGTCTTGCTGTTTTAAACGCAGGAGATGAAGTTATTATTCCAGCACCTTATTGGGTATCTTATGCAGATATTGCCTTGGTCTCAAATGCCAAACCAGTTATTGTTGAATGTGGAATTGAACAAAAATTCAAAATGACAGCCGAACAACTTGAAAAGGCAATCACTCCAAAAACAAAACTGCTCATGTTGAACTCGCCTTCAAATCCAACTGGCGCTGTTTATTCAAAAGAAGAATTAGAATCTCTTGCAAAAATACTAACAAAACATCCCAATATTTTAATTGGGACAGATGATATGTATGAGCATGTCAAATTAAAAGACATGCCTTTTTATAATATTTTAAATGTTGAGCCATCATTAAAAGATCGTTGTGTGGTTATGAATGGTGTTTCAAAGGCTTATTCCATGACAGGCTGGCGAATCGGTTTTGCAGCAGGTCCAAGTTACATTATAAAAGCTATGGAAATACTCCAATCACAATCAACATCTAACCCAACATCAGTATCGCAGGTAGCAGCAGAGGCAGCACTTTCGGGAGAGCAAGCATGTATGCAACCCATGATTAAAGCCTTCAGGGAAAGACATGATTACGTCGTCAAAAGTTTTAATGAGATCCCAGGACTTTCGTGCATTGAAGCACAAGGAGCCTTCTACGCTTTTCCTGATGCAAGAAAGGCAATCGAACGTTTATATGATCAAAAAATTCTAAAAGAAAAAACTGATCTTGCTTTGGCCGATTATCTCCTAGAAAAAGAAGGTGTAGCGGTAGTACCAGGCTCTGCATTTGGTTCGGATGGTTATTTCAGAATTTCGTTTGCAACATCTATGGACAATTTAGTAGAGGCGATGAAACGCATCAAACGTGCCCTCTCTGTTTAAATGCAGCCTCAATTCAAGTATAATTTAGGGTTTGAAAAGTTGACCTTAGAGCAATAACTGCTTTATTATGTCGTATCTCAATTCCTCGATAGCTCAGTCGGTAGAGCAACGGACTGTTAATCCGTGTGTCCCTGGTTCGAGCCCAGGTCGAGGAGCCAAAATCTATAAAAAGCCAAAATCTATTAAAATTTTTTGGCTTTTTTCATTTGTTTTTTCATCAAGCTAAAAACCTCGATTGGTTTTATGGTGTCAATACATCTTACCTGTGCTGAACAAAAATGCTTCATGCCTAAGTGATTTATACACTCGCATTTTTTTCCAAAAAGTTTCTGCTCAGAAGTGTATATAGGAGCCGCCCTTCTAACCGAATCCGCTGGGCCAAACAAACCTATTATTTTTACATTCATTGCCGCTGCGAAATGCAAAGGACCTGTATCGTTAGAAATTAGTAAACTTGCCCTACTTAAAAATATTATAAAAATTTTTAAATCATTTATTGGTTTTAGAATATTTGCTTTTGGAATTCTTCTTTTTAGTTCCAATAAAAAAGATTGTTCAGTATCAGATGGTCCAGCAGAAAATATAAGTGGAATTTTACAATTTTCAGTCAATTTATAAAAATCAATCCAATTATCTAAAGACCACTGTTTTTTTTCCTGAGTTGTAGAAACGTGGCACAAAATAAAATTAGAATCAAAATATTTTTTAGCTCTAGCTGCTGAAGAAAAATCAGGGCGAATTTCCATTGTTGGAAATTTTTTAAAAAATTTAAAGTTAAAGGCTTTTTGAAGGATTTGTTTATTAAAATCAATATAAGAAGGCGCAAAAAAATCGGTATTAACTTTAATTTGGTATGCAGATTTTTGAAGAAGAGTTGAATTAAATCTAACAACACCAATACGTTG is part of the Candidatus Methylopumilus rimovensis genome and encodes:
- a CDS encoding S1 family peptidase, with amino-acid sequence MSSFLSVVMIRGYNETGGLAYGSGVVVGDNQVITNCHVLRKTKQPWISQGEETYSVTAVKADRWHDLCLVSTFGMPHKSVLIGKSTDLKKGQEVIAIGHSNGVPAPLTSAGFVKSTYDLDQGKVILSSAKFRMGASGSGLFDTEGRLVGINTFKTSGKNSFYYALPVEWLNSLKNKPTETNFPITGTALWEEEEDKKPIFLQVAIPTIKEDWKKLLEVASEWTRKEMNNAEAWFELGFANENLNNLNAAEKAYRQSIKLDNQNTDALLRLGFIAKGKEDKIEIKNIQEQIAKVNPELLEDYYKLLGCSKTCD
- a CDS encoding pyridoxal phosphate-dependent aminotransferase, with protein sequence MSAIKLSDCVGRIKESPTLAITAKAARYKSEGKDIIGLAAGEPDFDTPQHIKDAAKKAIDNGFTKYTPVSGIPSLKKAIIEKFKRDNNLEYNSNEVIVGVGGKQCIFNFCLAVLNAGDEVIIPAPYWVSYADIALVSNAKPVIVECGIEQKFKMTAEQLEKAITPKTKLLMLNSPSNPTGAVYSKEELESLAKILTKHPNILIGTDDMYEHVKLKDMPFYNILNVEPSLKDRCVVMNGVSKAYSMTGWRIGFAAGPSYIIKAMEILQSQSTSNPTSVSQVAAEAALSGEQACMQPMIKAFRERHDYVVKSFNEIPGLSCIEAQGAFYAFPDARKAIERLYDQKILKEKTDLALADYLLEKEGVAVVPGSAFGSDGYFRISFATSMDNLVEAMKRIKRALSV
- a CDS encoding glycosyltransferase family 9 protein → MSPQEKILFIQFKFLGDIVFLTPVLKAYKEQFPEKELHVLVPKEAAPLLSNLVFIDKVWAFPRVRGKLNLFNSIKFLMKLRSLNFECSLDFEGNDRGSIATRIIAAKQRIGVVRFNSTLLQKSAYQIKVNTDFFAPSYIDFNKQILQKAFNFKFFKKFPTMEIRPDFSSAARAKKYFDSNFILCHVSTTQEKKQWSLDNWIDFYKLTENCKIPLIFSAGPSDTEQSFLLELKRRIPKANILKPINDLKIFIIFLSRASLLISNDTGPLHFAAAMNVKIIGLFGPADSVRRAAPIYTSEQKLFGKKCECINHLGMKHFCSAQVRCIDTIKPIEVFSLMKKQMKKAKKF